The Phaeocystidibacter marisrubri genomic interval TGAAGGCTACAGGAATCCGTCATGAGATGTGGACGGCCAACTTCATATACCTTGCCTTGCATGTTCCATTCCAACGTTACGTCGCTGTAGGTAACGACATTCTGAGTCGCCGTGTCGGTTGATGTAGGCGCATTCTTGGCCGATGGAGATGCGTCATTGCAGCTTACTAAAGTCAGGGCTATGAGTAGAATCAAACTTTGGAGCGGAGAGAGGAGGCTTTTGAAGAGCATGGTTGCAGCTTAAATACGTAAGATTTTTTCCATTTTTCGTCCTTTGGCTAACTCATCTACAAGCTTGTCCAAGTAGCGCACTTGCTGAGTCAAAGGAGTTTCAATATTTTCAATTCGATATCCGCAAATAACACCTTTAATCAAGTGAGCATTGGGGTGTAATGTGGCACGCTGAAAGAAGGTTTCAAAGTTCACTTTCTCTTCCATTAGCGCATCTAAATCCGATTTTGAGAAGCCGGTCAACCACTCAATAACCTCATGCAATTCTTCCACGGTTCGCCCTTTGCGTTCTACTTTCGTTACATAATGGGGGTATACGGAAGCAAAGGTCATCTCTGCAATTTTGCGGTCGTGTTCTGGTGTGGTTGTCATGGTGAAATTAGCTTGAAGTGCGAAGATAGGTCAATGTCTATTTCAAGACATTTCCAAGTGTTGCATTCTTCTCAAACTCTGCTTTCGCAAATGGACAAAGTGGAATAATATAGAGGCCGTTATCTTTGGCGTAATTGACAGCGGCATAGACCATTTTCTTGCCGTATCCCTTTCGTTCAAAACCAGGCTCAACGCCAGTGTGATCAATGATAAATTTCTTTTCACCTGCCCAGGTGTAGGTCATTTCCCCAGCCAATATGCCGTTCTCGTAAATGGCGAAGCGCCCTTTTTTGCCATCGTCCTCTCTGGCAATTTTCGTAGGTTGATTTCCTTTGATACTCAGCGCTCCTGATGGACAGGCAAAAACTTGATCGATGATTGCTTGGGTACTGGCCTTCTCAGCTTTGATCCACGGTCTTTCGGAAGGATTGTAAACACTAGGCAATTTCTGAACACAAATTCCCGCATGTAGACATTTAGAGGCTTCCCATACGATGGTGACTTCTCCGTTGGAATATTCTTTTACTGACATAGTTCTTGGGCGAGATTATAAATTAATGTGCACGGTACATCAAGCAGAGTGTCCTGAGA includes:
- a CDS encoding GNAT family N-acetyltransferase, producing MSVKEYSNGEVTIVWEASKCLHAGICVQKLPSVYNPSERPWIKAEKASTQAIIDQVFACPSGALSIKGNQPTKIAREDDGKKGRFAIYENGILAGEMTYTWAGEKKFIIDHTGVEPGFERKGYGKKMVYAAVNYAKDNGLYIIPLCPFAKAEFEKNATLGNVLK
- a CDS encoding DUF2200 domain-containing protein encodes the protein MTTTPEHDRKIAEMTFASVYPHYVTKVERKGRTVEELHEVIEWLTGFSKSDLDALMEEKVNFETFFQRATLHPNAHLIKGVICGYRIENIETPLTQQVRYLDKLVDELAKGRKMEKILRI